A genomic stretch from Ooceraea biroi isolate clonal line C1 chromosome 3, Obir_v5.4, whole genome shotgun sequence includes:
- the LOC105283144 gene encoding ankyrin repeat domain-containing protein 49: MSSDEENDELEDLEAIRDKMMSTPRSERMQVSAWEDDDDGVEAERNAREPDAKAMLNAAEEGDLEKIKKLLSTNILLLQCTDKDGYTPLHRACYGNNIEVVEYLLEMGAKIDAKTQDEWQPLHSACCWNNTECAETLIASGADINAKSKGDQTPLHLLSSSSHNSPAFQLLLLHPDTNPHIVNSSGDTAAQIARRTTKYYPMYEIIEPCLNEI, translated from the exons ATGTCATCGGATGAAGAAAACGATGAATTGGAAGATTTGGAGGCGATACGGGATAAAATGATGAGTACTCCACGTAGCGAGCGGATGCAAGTGAGTGCCTgggaggacgacgacgatggcgtcGAGGCCGAGCGTAATGCAAGAG AACCTGACGCGAAAGCGATGCTAAATGCTGCGGAGGAGGGGGATCTGGAGAAAATCAAGAAATTGTTAAGCACAAATATTCTTCTACTGCAATGCACTGATAAGGACGGCTACACGCCACTGCACAGAGCATGTTACGGCAACAACATAGAAGTCGTTGAG TATCTACTGGAAATGGGAGCCAAGATAGACGCCAAGACTCAAGACGAGTGGCAGCCGTTGCACTCGGCATGCTGTTGGAACAACACAGAGTGCGCCGAGACACTGATCGCAAGCGGAGCGGATATTAACGCTAAGAGCAAAGGAGATCAAACGCCGCTGCACCTGCTCTCGTCCAGCTCGCACAATTCTCCCGCTTTTCAGCTTCTTCTGCTGCATCCGGACACGAACCCTCACATTGTGAACTCGAGCGGCGACACGGCGGCTCAGATCGCGAGGCGGACGACAAAGTATTATCCGATGTACGAGATAATCGAGCCCTGCCTAAATGAGATTTAA
- the LOC105283143 gene encoding radial spoke head protein 9 homolog: MKMNCLKLSETLEAFGHAGICISTESSQLLQNSLIILQAENHFRKCYYWGRINGIQNDYHVACGFEKDCMNDRVYYYSIDGMNWLLLPAATKCGRFLSPLAINRFEGEPSIVTNVYNVNPPFPPNEDPQIYYDGPMPRELKEEDRLAATVESIMADAAVIPRGAWFECANGDVIENPSFGGLSAADASHLSSYLHARPPKEKWNANLLSRPDYNYALDFLDGIDTDVPQGCWDLQFLQGGRLVILHSLYWHGLTFFHKLNSPHYGFLYVGHGKKNLDMPFMF; the protein is encoded by the exons ATGAAAATGAATTGTCTAAAACTATCGGAGACCCTAGAGGCGTTCGGTCATGCCGGCATCTGCATAAGCACCGAGAGCTCGCAGCTGCTGCAGAATTCGCTGATTATTTTGCAGGCGGAGAATCACTTtcgaaaatgttattattggGGAAGGATAAACGGGATTCAGAACGACTACCATGTCGCGTGCGGTTTCGAAAAGGATTGCATGAACGATCGAGTGTATTATTACAG taTCGATGGCATGAACTGGCTGCTGTTGCCGGCAGCAACAAAGTGCGGACGGTTCCTGAGCCCTTTGGCGATTAACAGATTCGAGGGCGAGCCCTCCATCGTAACGAACGTTTATAACGTAAATCCGCCATTTCCGCCGAACGAGGATCCCCAAATCTATTACGAC GGTCCCATGCCGAGAGAACTGAAAGAAGAGGACCGCCTGGCGGCCACCGTGGAATCTATCATGGCGGACGCCGCCGTGATACCGCGCGGGGCCTGGTTCGAGTGCGCAAACGGCGACGTGATCGAAAATCCGAGCTTCGGCGGCCTGTCCGCCGCGGACGCGTCGCATCTGAGCTCGTACTTGCACGCTCGTCCTCCGAAGGAAAAGTGGAACGCCAATTTACTTTCCCGGCCCGATTACAATTACGCGCTGGACTTCTTAGACGGCATCGACACGGACGTTCCTCAAG gATGCTGGGACCTGCAATTTCTGCAGGGCGGTCGTCTCGTCATTTTGCACAGTCTGTACTGGCACGGGTTGACCTTTTTCCACAAGCTAAATTCCCCGCATTACGGATTCCTGTATGTTGGGCATGGGAAAAAAAATCTAGATATGCCATTCATGTTTTAA